One genomic segment of Mesoterricola silvestris includes these proteins:
- a CDS encoding lysophospholipid acyltransferase family protein: MRRPFVKPFLVLMYVFLMLFVFTVAGFLLSIFLGGRRAMGKVAQVYFAHMGRIWGVRHEIDGWEDLPAEIREGRQPVIYIANHTSYLDAMMLTCNLPNHPVYLAKIEMLLIPVLGPACWMGGCIFINRRNRPKAIASLKRAARLIHDGATVAAFPEGTRTRDGALLPFKKGVFNLAQDADVPLVPLGLTGGFEMLPAGGWRVTPGTFRIHVGRPILPSEIPDLDVLRETAHEAVKALVAKG; the protein is encoded by the coding sequence ATGAGGAGGCCCTTCGTCAAGCCCTTCCTGGTGCTGATGTACGTCTTCCTGATGCTCTTCGTGTTCACGGTGGCGGGCTTCCTGCTGTCGATCTTCCTGGGGGGGCGCAGGGCCATGGGCAAGGTGGCCCAGGTGTACTTCGCCCACATGGGCCGCATCTGGGGCGTGCGCCACGAGATCGACGGGTGGGAGGACCTGCCCGCGGAGATCCGCGAGGGGCGCCAGCCGGTGATCTACATCGCCAACCACACGTCCTACCTGGACGCCATGATGCTCACCTGCAACCTGCCCAACCACCCGGTTTACCTGGCCAAGATCGAGATGCTCCTCATCCCCGTGCTGGGCCCGGCGTGCTGGATGGGCGGGTGCATCTTCATCAACCGCCGGAACCGGCCCAAGGCCATCGCGTCCCTCAAGCGCGCCGCGCGCCTCATCCACGACGGCGCCACCGTGGCCGCCTTCCCCGAGGGCACCCGCACCCGGGACGGCGCGCTGCTCCCCTTCAAGAAGGGCGTCTTCAACCTGGCCCAGGACGCCGACGTGCCCCTGGTGCCCCTGGGCCTCACGGGCGGGTTCGAGATGCTCCCCGCGGGCGGGTGGCGGGTCACCCCGGGCACCTTCCGCATCCACGTGGGCCGTCCCATCCTGCCTTCCGAGATTCCAGACCTCGACGTCCTCAGGGAGACGGCCCACGAGGCCGTGAAAGCCCTGGTGGCCAAAGGCTAA
- a CDS encoding peptidylprolyl isomerase, with translation MAALLCVLPALAQTPAAPPAQEAPQARPRVQILTSYGPVVVELEPALAPKTVANFLRYVKEGHYAGTIFHRVIAGFMIQGGGMLPDLTEKPCHEPIPNEAAPAFQGGLRNTRGTIAMARTEDPGSAAAQFYINTADNAALDYKDPSAAGAGYCVFGRVVSGMEAVDKIEKVNTIMRKGMQNVPEYAVRIKSAEVVAAP, from the coding sequence ATCGCCGCCCTCCTCTGCGTCCTCCCGGCCCTGGCCCAGACCCCGGCCGCGCCTCCCGCCCAGGAGGCGCCCCAGGCCCGGCCGCGCGTGCAGATCCTCACCAGCTACGGGCCCGTGGTGGTGGAGCTGGAGCCCGCCCTGGCTCCGAAAACCGTCGCCAATTTCCTCCGCTACGTCAAGGAGGGGCACTACGCGGGCACCATCTTCCACCGTGTGATCGCGGGATTCATGATCCAGGGCGGCGGAATGCTGCCGGACCTGACGGAAAAGCCCTGCCACGAGCCCATCCCCAACGAGGCGGCCCCGGCCTTCCAGGGCGGGCTCCGGAACACCCGGGGCACCATCGCCATGGCCCGCACCGAGGACCCGGGTTCGGCCGCGGCCCAGTTCTACATCAACACCGCCGACAACGCCGCGCTGGACTACAAGGATCCCTCGGCGGCGGGCGCGGGCTACTGCGTCTTCGGCCGGGTGGTCTCGGGCATGGAGGCCGTGGACAAGATCGAGAAGGTGAACACCATCATGCGCAAGGGCATGCAGAACGTCCCCGAGTACGCGGTGCGGATCAAGTCCGCCGAGGTGGTAGCGGCGCCATGA
- a CDS encoding prepilin peptidase, with amino-acid sequence MPTFDFPTWFLSAILAPFGLVFGSFANVLIHRLPQEAEADRDVVRRPSHCPSCKARIRPWHNIPLVSWLWLRGRCASCGWRIPVRYPLVEFLAGALLAGSVWVFPFGTLIWAKGVVCGYALLVLFFTDFTEFILPDALQFPLMALGVLFTIPQMLWPLHLTSIWAPGLTILSVDTFGNALQAAPCWSTLGPRVTWQDSLLGLAIGYGVPWGLNLLYRLIRKTDGIGMGDFKMLAWLGAFWGWAPMLGILFGGALLGSAVGLPLLLLRKAKAQTMLPFGCGLALATPVVVFYGPALWRAYLGMIG; translated from the coding sequence ATGCCGACCTTCGATTTTCCCACCTGGTTCCTTTCGGCGATCCTGGCTCCCTTCGGCCTTGTTTTCGGATCCTTCGCCAACGTGCTCATCCACCGCCTGCCCCAGGAGGCCGAGGCGGACCGGGACGTGGTGCGCCGCCCCAGCCACTGTCCCAGCTGCAAGGCCCGCATCCGCCCCTGGCACAACATCCCCCTGGTGAGCTGGCTCTGGCTGCGGGGGCGGTGCGCCAGCTGCGGCTGGCGCATCCCGGTGCGCTACCCCCTGGTGGAATTCCTGGCCGGGGCCCTCCTGGCCGGGTCCGTGTGGGTGTTCCCCTTCGGCACCCTCATCTGGGCCAAGGGGGTGGTGTGCGGCTACGCCCTCCTGGTGCTCTTCTTCACGGACTTCACCGAATTCATCCTGCCCGACGCCCTGCAGTTCCCCCTCATGGCCCTGGGCGTGCTCTTCACGATCCCCCAGATGCTATGGCCCCTGCACCTCACGTCCATCTGGGCCCCCGGCCTGACGATCCTGAGCGTCGACACCTTCGGCAACGCCCTGCAGGCCGCGCCCTGCTGGAGCACCCTGGGCCCGCGCGTGACCTGGCAGGACAGCCTCCTGGGCCTGGCCATCGGGTACGGCGTCCCCTGGGGCCTCAACCTCCTCTACCGCCTCATCCGGAAGACCGACGGCATCGGCATGGGGGACTTCAAGATGCTGGCGTGGCTGGGGGCCTTCTGGGGGTGGGCGCCGATGCTGGGGATCCTGTTCGGGGGCGCCCTGCTGGGCAGCGCGGTGGGGCTGCCACTCCTGCTCCTGCGCAAGGCCAAGGCCCAGACCATGCTCCCCTTCGGCTGCGGCCTGGCCCTGGCGACGCCGGTGGTGGTGTTCTACGGGCCGGCGCTGTGGAGAGCCTACCTGGGGATGATCGGCTGA
- the alaS gene encoding alanine--tRNA ligase yields MKTSELRQRFLDYFASRGHRVVASSSVVGPADDPTVMWTNAGMVQFKDLFLGKEKRDYTRAATSQKCLRAGGKHNDLDQVGFTARHHTFFEMLGNFSFGDYFKADAIAFAWELVTGPRDKGCLGLDPARLWVSVFEGADGIPADEEARALWAKAGVPPDHILAFGKKDNFWQMGDTGPCGPCSEIHYDRGPQYAGDDLPNGEGDRVMEIWNLVFMQYDRDAQGNLKPLPRPSIDTGMGLERVASILQGVDSNYEIDLFQPIFEAIWKRAKVDPAQRAETTNRTASQVIADHIRAATFMVFDGVVPSNEGRGYVLRKIIRRALRFGRKLGIEGRFFAELCPSVFAAMGDAYPELEAELSRISKTLAREENQFSLTLTTGLKQLESLDTASGSIPGTEIFKLYDTFGFPVDLVEDWCRERGLACDLEGFNAALREQKAKGRAAMKVHDIRLGGDLAALADLRATAFLGYEVTEAQAKVMALFDAGSRRVKELTGTGFVLLDHTPFYAQSGGQVGDTGVLRAEGVTCTVTDTTAPAPRRHLHHVAVSGSRALREGETVLASVDAERRARIRAHHTATHLLHAALRDVLGTHVKQAGSVVDPERLRFDFNHFAPLEPDQVLEIERLVNEQTLGAYRTTSQVMPIEEALAAGAMALFGEKYGETVRVVSVPGFSRELCGGTHVANTGEIGLVKIVSEGAVAAGVRRLEAVAGAAALHRLQEDEHLLGALARQVNTPREALGGVIAAKEARIHELERELKETRLKAASSGGAAEQVEQIGGRTVVTLSVEGIDGPALREMMDQVRTRHRSAVIALASKLAEDKLAILVSVSLDLVASADAGALLKAMAPFVDGRGGGKKELAQGGGSKPQGLPEAFAALRAALG; encoded by the coding sequence ATGAAAACCTCCGAACTCCGACAGCGCTTCCTGGACTACTTCGCCTCCCGCGGCCACCGCGTGGTGGCCTCCAGTTCCGTGGTGGGCCCCGCCGACGATCCCACCGTGATGTGGACCAACGCCGGCATGGTCCAGTTCAAGGACCTCTTCCTGGGCAAGGAGAAGCGCGACTACACCCGGGCCGCCACCTCCCAGAAGTGCCTGCGGGCCGGGGGCAAGCACAACGACCTGGACCAGGTGGGCTTCACGGCCCGCCACCACACCTTCTTCGAGATGCTGGGCAACTTCAGCTTCGGCGACTACTTCAAGGCCGACGCCATCGCCTTCGCCTGGGAACTGGTCACGGGCCCCCGGGACAAGGGCTGCCTGGGCCTGGATCCCGCGCGCCTCTGGGTGTCGGTCTTCGAGGGCGCCGACGGCATCCCCGCCGACGAGGAGGCCCGGGCCCTGTGGGCGAAGGCCGGCGTGCCCCCCGACCACATCCTGGCCTTCGGCAAGAAGGACAACTTCTGGCAGATGGGCGACACCGGCCCCTGCGGCCCCTGCAGCGAGATCCACTACGACCGCGGGCCCCAGTACGCCGGCGACGACCTCCCCAACGGCGAGGGCGACCGGGTCATGGAGATCTGGAACCTGGTGTTCATGCAGTACGACCGGGACGCCCAGGGCAACCTCAAGCCCCTGCCGCGGCCCAGCATCGACACCGGCATGGGCCTCGAGCGCGTGGCCAGCATCCTCCAGGGGGTGGACAGCAACTACGAGATCGATCTCTTCCAGCCCATCTTCGAGGCCATCTGGAAGCGCGCCAAGGTGGACCCCGCCCAGCGGGCCGAGACCACCAACCGCACCGCGAGCCAGGTCATCGCGGACCACATCCGCGCGGCCACCTTCATGGTCTTCGACGGCGTCGTGCCCAGCAACGAGGGCCGCGGCTACGTGCTGCGCAAGATCATCCGCCGGGCGCTGCGCTTCGGGCGCAAGCTGGGCATCGAGGGGCGCTTCTTCGCCGAGCTCTGCCCCTCCGTCTTCGCCGCCATGGGCGACGCCTACCCGGAGCTGGAGGCCGAGCTGAGCCGCATCTCCAAGACCCTCGCCCGGGAGGAGAACCAGTTCAGCCTCACCCTCACCACCGGCCTCAAGCAGCTGGAGAGCCTGGACACCGCCTCCGGCTCCATCCCCGGCACGGAGATCTTCAAGCTCTACGACACCTTCGGCTTCCCCGTGGACCTGGTGGAGGACTGGTGCCGCGAGCGGGGCCTGGCCTGCGACCTGGAGGGCTTCAACGCGGCCCTGCGGGAGCAGAAGGCCAAGGGCCGCGCCGCCATGAAGGTGCACGACATCCGCCTGGGCGGGGACCTGGCGGCCCTGGCCGATCTGCGGGCCACGGCCTTCCTGGGCTACGAGGTCACCGAGGCCCAGGCCAAGGTCATGGCCCTCTTCGACGCCGGCAGCCGGCGGGTGAAGGAACTCACCGGCACCGGCTTCGTCCTGCTGGACCACACCCCCTTCTACGCCCAGAGCGGCGGCCAGGTGGGCGACACCGGCGTGCTGCGGGCCGAAGGCGTCACCTGCACGGTCACCGACACCACCGCCCCCGCGCCCCGCCGCCACCTGCACCACGTGGCCGTCTCCGGCAGCCGCGCGCTGCGCGAGGGCGAGACGGTCCTTGCCTCCGTGGACGCCGAGCGCCGCGCCCGCATCCGGGCCCACCACACCGCCACCCACCTGCTCCACGCCGCCCTGCGCGACGTGCTGGGCACCCACGTGAAGCAGGCCGGATCGGTGGTGGACCCCGAGCGCCTGCGCTTCGACTTCAACCACTTCGCCCCCCTGGAGCCCGACCAGGTCCTGGAGATCGAGCGCCTCGTCAACGAGCAGACCCTGGGCGCCTACCGCACCACGAGCCAGGTCATGCCCATCGAGGAGGCCCTGGCCGCCGGCGCCATGGCCCTGTTCGGGGAGAAGTACGGCGAGACCGTGCGGGTGGTCTCCGTCCCCGGCTTCTCCCGGGAGCTGTGCGGCGGCACCCACGTGGCCAACACCGGCGAGATCGGCCTGGTGAAGATCGTCAGCGAGGGGGCCGTGGCCGCCGGCGTGCGCCGCCTGGAGGCCGTGGCCGGCGCCGCCGCCCTGCACCGGCTCCAGGAGGACGAACACCTCCTGGGCGCCCTGGCCCGCCAGGTCAACACCCCCCGCGAGGCCCTGGGCGGCGTCATCGCCGCCAAGGAGGCCCGCATCCACGAACTGGAGCGGGAGCTCAAGGAGACCCGCCTCAAGGCCGCCAGTTCGGGAGGCGCCGCCGAGCAGGTGGAGCAGATCGGGGGCCGCACTGTGGTCACCCTCTCCGTGGAAGGCATCGACGGCCCCGCCCTGCGCGAGATGATGGACCAGGTGCGCACCCGCCACCGCAGCGCCGTCATCGCCCTGGCCTCGAAGCTCGCCGAGGACAAGCTGGCCATCCTGGTGAGCGTCTCCCTGGACCTGGTGGCGAGCGCCGACGCCGGCGCCCTCCTGAAGGCCATGGCCCCCTTCGTGGACGGCCGCGGCGGCGGCAAGAAGGAACTGGCCCAGGGCGGCGGCAGCAAGCCCCAGGGCCTCCCCGAGGCCTTCGCGGCCCTCAGGGCGGCGCTGGGGTAG
- the purH gene encoding bifunctional phosphoribosylaminoimidazolecarboxamide formyltransferase/IMP cyclohydrolase — protein sequence MATALISVYDKTGLLPLAKGLVNLGWDLLATGGTLKALGEAGVPVREVADYTGAPEAFGGRVKTLHPRIHGGLLFRRDDPAHVADAARLGIGPIDLVVVNLYPFEATVAKPGVTAAECIEQIDIGGPSMIRSASKNHATVTVLTDPNQYESFLKKQAEGTWSLEDRRACALAAFQRTAAYDAAISAWMASGALGEGLPERLSIGLEAKQTLRYGENPHQPAAFYVRPGAPAEGIAACRQLQGKELSFNNLLDADAAARTVFQFAAPSCVIVKHNNPCGVGRGPHVLEAFLKAQAGDPVSSFGGIAAFNRPVGVEVAQAMVQSFWEVVMAPAFSPEALALFAAKKQLRLLETPATWPLSAHGLDLRSIGGGFLVQRPDDAFTPVDQWQVKATGKGPKPLVEDMVLAQTVAKAVKSNAIVLVRDGGTVGIGAGQMSRVDSVEIACRKAGDRARGSILGSDAFFPFADGLELAAQHGVSAIIEPGGSLRDKDVIEAAQRLGVWLFFTGTRHFRH from the coding sequence ATGGCTACGGCTCTGATTTCGGTCTACGACAAGACAGGTCTCCTGCCCTTGGCCAAGGGCCTGGTGAACCTGGGCTGGGACCTGCTGGCCACCGGGGGCACCCTCAAGGCCCTGGGGGAGGCCGGCGTGCCGGTGCGGGAGGTGGCGGACTACACCGGCGCCCCCGAAGCCTTCGGGGGCCGGGTGAAGACCCTCCACCCCCGCATCCACGGGGGCCTCCTCTTCCGCCGGGACGACCCCGCCCACGTGGCGGACGCCGCCCGCCTGGGAATCGGCCCCATCGACCTGGTGGTGGTCAACCTCTACCCCTTCGAGGCCACCGTGGCCAAGCCCGGGGTCACCGCCGCCGAGTGCATCGAGCAGATCGACATCGGCGGCCCCAGCATGATCCGCTCCGCCTCCAAGAACCACGCCACGGTGACCGTCCTTACGGATCCTAACCAGTATGAATCGTTCTTGAAAAAGCAGGCCGAAGGCACCTGGTCCCTGGAGGACCGCCGGGCCTGCGCCCTGGCCGCCTTCCAGCGCACCGCCGCCTACGACGCGGCCATCAGCGCCTGGATGGCCTCCGGCGCCCTGGGGGAGGGCCTGCCCGAGCGCCTCAGCATCGGCCTGGAGGCCAAGCAGACCCTGCGCTACGGGGAGAACCCCCACCAGCCCGCCGCCTTCTACGTGCGCCCCGGCGCCCCGGCGGAGGGCATCGCCGCCTGCCGCCAGCTCCAGGGCAAGGAACTGAGCTTCAACAACCTCCTGGACGCCGACGCCGCGGCCCGCACCGTCTTCCAGTTCGCGGCGCCCTCCTGCGTCATCGTCAAGCACAACAACCCCTGCGGCGTGGGCCGGGGGCCCCATGTGCTGGAGGCCTTCCTGAAGGCCCAGGCGGGGGATCCCGTCTCCTCCTTCGGGGGCATCGCCGCCTTCAACCGCCCCGTGGGGGTGGAAGTGGCCCAGGCCATGGTCCAGAGCTTCTGGGAAGTGGTCATGGCCCCGGCCTTCTCCCCCGAGGCCCTCGCCCTCTTCGCCGCCAAGAAGCAGCTGCGGCTCCTGGAGACCCCCGCCACCTGGCCCCTTTCGGCCCACGGCCTGGACCTGCGCAGCATCGGCGGCGGGTTCCTGGTGCAGCGCCCCGACGACGCCTTCACCCCCGTGGACCAGTGGCAGGTCAAGGCCACCGGCAAGGGCCCCAAGCCCCTGGTGGAGGACATGGTCCTCGCCCAGACCGTGGCCAAGGCCGTGAAGTCCAACGCCATCGTCCTGGTGCGGGACGGGGGCACCGTGGGCATCGGCGCGGGCCAGATGAGCCGCGTGGATTCCGTGGAGATCGCCTGCCGCAAGGCGGGGGACCGGGCCCGGGGATCCATCCTGGGCTCGGACGCCTTCTTCCCCTTCGCCGACGGCCTGGAACTGGCCGCGCAGCACGGCGTTTCCGCCATCATCGAACCCGGCGGCTCCCTGCGCGACAAGGACGTCATCGAGGCCGCCCAGCGCCTGGGGGTATGGCTCTTCTTCACCGGCACCCGGCATTTCCGTCATTAA
- a CDS encoding 2Fe-2S iron-sulfur cluster-binding protein: MPTLKINDIQVNVEPGTLLLDACAQAGHPVPSYCYHSALTPVATCRMCLVEIKGQPKLATSCTTLAADGQEVFTNSKAVADGRAGVMEFLLINHPLDCPICDQAGECKLQDYSYQYGSGDSRMAEPKRRYRYEDLGAKIVIDKNRCIHCTRCVRFTREISGTGELIVANRGSELEVTTYSGRTMDENPLAGNVVDLCPVGALTSRDFRFNKRVWYLKPVPTISRHSPMANPIWADVDQNRLWRFRPRPQGTRLSTQFMLDSERLAWHRYDLDPARRLATPLLDGAPGTLEAIAARLRAAGSVAVVGQGTFGCDAAQRLGDLASSPDLRYGSGDRLEPVQFPTLQLSGDGIFNRRGFSERGFRFGHLEELLARVKSGEVKALVLLHDEEFSGRTETAKLREILEAVPFSLLLEPIPSDLAGTARLPVATYLEESDFVINHEGELRRYQKALEPPKGVKPLAAWARELAAALHEAKV; encoded by the coding sequence ATGCCGACACTCAAGATCAACGACATCCAGGTGAACGTGGAACCGGGGACCCTGCTCCTGGACGCCTGCGCCCAGGCCGGCCATCCGGTGCCCAGCTACTGCTACCACTCCGCCCTGACGCCCGTGGCCACCTGCCGCATGTGCCTGGTGGAGATCAAGGGGCAGCCCAAGCTCGCCACCTCCTGCACCACCCTGGCCGCGGACGGCCAGGAGGTCTTCACGAATTCCAAGGCCGTGGCCGACGGCCGGGCCGGGGTCATGGAGTTCCTGCTCATCAACCACCCCCTGGACTGCCCCATCTGCGACCAGGCCGGGGAGTGCAAGCTCCAGGACTACAGCTACCAGTACGGCAGCGGCGACAGCCGCATGGCCGAGCCCAAGCGCCGGTACCGCTACGAGGACCTGGGCGCCAAGATCGTCATCGACAAGAACCGCTGCATCCACTGCACCCGCTGCGTGCGCTTCACCCGGGAGATCTCGGGCACGGGCGAGCTGATCGTGGCCAACCGGGGCTCGGAACTGGAGGTGACAACCTACTCCGGCCGCACCATGGACGAGAACCCCCTGGCGGGCAACGTGGTGGACCTCTGCCCCGTGGGGGCCCTCACCAGCCGGGACTTCCGCTTCAACAAGCGGGTGTGGTACCTCAAGCCGGTGCCCACCATCAGCCGCCATTCCCCCATGGCCAATCCCATCTGGGCCGACGTGGACCAGAACCGCCTGTGGCGCTTCCGCCCCCGTCCCCAGGGCACCCGCCTCTCCACCCAGTTCATGCTGGACAGCGAGCGCCTCGCCTGGCACCGCTACGACCTGGATCCCGCCCGGCGCCTGGCGACGCCCCTCCTGGACGGGGCCCCCGGCACCCTGGAAGCCATCGCCGCGCGCCTGCGCGCCGCGGGCTCCGTGGCCGTGGTGGGCCAGGGCACCTTCGGCTGCGACGCCGCCCAGCGCCTTGGCGACCTGGCCTCCAGCCCCGACCTGCGCTACGGCAGCGGGGACCGCCTGGAACCGGTGCAGTTCCCCACCCTGCAGCTGAGCGGCGACGGCATCTTCAATCGCCGCGGCTTCTCCGAGCGGGGCTTCCGCTTCGGGCACCTGGAGGAGCTGCTGGCCCGGGTGAAGAGCGGGGAGGTGAAGGCCCTGGTCCTCCTCCACGACGAGGAATTCTCCGGCCGGACCGAGACCGCCAAGCTCCGGGAGATCCTGGAGGCCGTCCCCTTCAGCCTCCTGCTGGAGCCCATCCCCTCCGACCTGGCCGGCACCGCCCGGCTTCCCGTGGCCACCTACCTGGAGGAGAGCGACTTCGTGATCAACCACGAGGGCGAGCTGCGGCGCTATCAGAAGGCCCTGGAACCCCCCAAGGGCGTGAAGCCGCTGGCCGCCTGGGCCCGGGAACTGGCCGCCGCCCTTCATGAAGCCAAGGTTTAA
- a CDS encoding thiol-disulfide oxidoreductase DCC family protein, producing MVYDAEDLRCRRLVDWVGRQDRDGRVVTFPYQNGELVRVAPELAGLEFPGQVYTLDLESRVVRGGAAMAPGLLRRLPRWAWARVPARIPWIARLIFGIIRR from the coding sequence ATGGTCTATGACGCCGAGGACCTCCGGTGCCGCCGCCTGGTGGACTGGGTGGGCCGGCAGGACCGGGACGGCCGGGTGGTCACCTTCCCCTACCAGAACGGCGAGCTGGTGCGGGTGGCCCCCGAACTGGCCGGCCTGGAATTCCCCGGGCAGGTCTACACCCTTGATCTGGAGAGCCGGGTGGTGCGCGGCGGCGCCGCCATGGCGCCCGGACTGCTGCGGCGCCTGCCGCGGTGGGCCTGGGCCCGGGTCCCCGCGCGGATCCCCTGGATCGCCCGGCTCATCTTCGGAATCATCCGCCGCTGA
- a CDS encoding ferredoxin--NADP reductase, with translation MPELNATVTHRRDLAPGLMILRVEPRGWALPPFKPGQFAVLGLPAEAPRSASALPEEGHDAFPRRAYSIASSSLDRDFLEFYIVEVPGGALTPRLFALREGDGLWLGPKLTGMFTLDQVDPGRNLAFIATGTGLAPYMSMLRTHLAAEPGRRFAVVHGARYVSDLGYRDELFHLERDHRNFTYLPVLSRPEPGWQGFKGHLQDFWAGRDLERAWGFKPSPEDTDFFVCGNPAMVEAMMGILQAEGFREHTRKEPGQVHFEKYW, from the coding sequence ATGCCGGAACTCAACGCCACCGTCACCCACCGCAGGGATCTGGCCCCCGGCCTGATGATCCTGCGCGTCGAGCCCCGGGGCTGGGCCCTGCCCCCCTTCAAGCCCGGCCAGTTCGCGGTGCTGGGCCTGCCCGCCGAGGCGCCCCGCAGCGCCAGCGCGCTCCCGGAGGAAGGCCACGACGCCTTTCCCCGGCGCGCCTATTCCATCGCCTCCTCCTCCCTGGACCGGGACTTCCTGGAGTTCTACATCGTGGAGGTGCCCGGCGGCGCCCTGACGCCCCGGCTCTTCGCGCTGCGGGAGGGCGACGGCCTCTGGCTGGGGCCCAAGCTCACCGGGATGTTCACCCTCGACCAGGTGGACCCGGGGCGGAACCTGGCCTTCATCGCCACGGGCACGGGCCTCGCGCCCTACATGTCCATGCTGCGCACCCACCTGGCCGCGGAACCCGGCCGGAGGTTCGCCGTGGTGCACGGCGCCCGCTACGTCAGCGACCTGGGCTACCGGGACGAGCTGTTCCACCTGGAGCGGGACCACCGGAACTTCACCTACCTGCCGGTACTCTCCCGCCCCGAGCCCGGGTGGCAGGGCTTCAAGGGCCACCTGCAGGACTTCTGGGCCGGCCGCGACCTTGAGAGGGCCTGGGGATTCAAGCCCAGCCCGGAGGACACGGACTTCTTCGTGTGCGGGAACCCGGCCATGGTGGAGGCCATGATGGGCATCCTCCAGGCGGAGGGCTTCCGGGAGCACACCCGGAAGGAGCCGGGGCAGGTGCATTTCGAGAAGTACTGGTAG
- a CDS encoding M16 family metallopeptidase: protein MMNLGVPTLLMLACTLAAQPIPARPELLPVQPLVFKAPRARDFKVTLRNGIPAFIVPDPEGQPIVRVKVLYRGGSYLDPAGKEGLAALFGNQIRRGGTEVTPVDELDERLAFLAAGVHGRCGATSGSLSLEVLEKDLETGLAAFMEVLTRPAFAQASLDLARQDQLQALAKRNDSANSISGYQFGYLLRGESHFASAQATQASLARITREDLRAFHARILHPANLVVTASGPIDPRAFKAVLDRTVGALKPGREARVSPPVPAPTFTRTPGLYLCGKAGPQSVVALAVPGLRRGDPDWPAAMLMEEILGGGGVSSRLMKRLRNDEGLTYGVSTRLEPGTFWKGDLLCRFQTKNRSVAYALRLVLEEVEKLKREPVGEQEFSVARDGLIQAFPSRFSDAESVAGLFAGQNLNGQPEDYFLDFRERLRSVTRDQVREAARKYLDMTRMVLLVVGDVEAVRQGDAKDHPGRLGEGLGLPVTVLPLRDPSTLRPLP from the coding sequence ATGATGAACCTCGGTGTCCCCACCCTCCTGATGCTTGCCTGCACCCTTGCGGCCCAGCCCATTCCCGCCCGCCCGGAGCTTCTCCCGGTCCAGCCCCTGGTCTTCAAGGCGCCCCGGGCCCGGGATTTCAAGGTCACCCTTCGCAACGGCATTCCCGCCTTCATCGTGCCGGACCCGGAAGGGCAACCCATCGTGCGGGTGAAGGTCCTGTACCGGGGGGGATCCTACCTGGATCCCGCCGGAAAGGAGGGCCTGGCCGCCCTCTTCGGGAACCAGATCCGCCGCGGGGGCACGGAGGTCACGCCGGTGGACGAGCTGGATGAGCGCCTGGCCTTCCTCGCCGCCGGCGTCCACGGCCGGTGCGGCGCCACCTCCGGCAGCCTCTCCCTGGAGGTGCTGGAAAAGGACCTGGAGACCGGCCTCGCCGCCTTCATGGAGGTGCTCACCCGCCCCGCCTTCGCCCAGGCCTCCCTGGACCTCGCCCGGCAGGACCAGCTCCAGGCCCTGGCCAAGCGGAACGACAGTGCCAACAGCATCTCCGGATACCAGTTCGGCTACCTGCTGCGGGGGGAATCCCACTTCGCCTCCGCCCAGGCCACCCAGGCCAGTCTGGCGCGCATCACCCGGGAGGATCTGCGGGCCTTCCACGCGCGCATCCTGCATCCGGCCAACCTGGTGGTCACCGCCAGCGGCCCCATCGACCCCAGGGCCTTCAAGGCGGTCCTGGACCGGACCGTGGGCGCCCTCAAGCCCGGCCGGGAGGCCAGGGTGAGCCCCCCCGTGCCCGCCCCCACCTTCACGCGCACTCCCGGCCTCTACCTGTGCGGCAAGGCGGGGCCCCAGAGCGTCGTGGCCCTGGCGGTGCCCGGCCTGCGCCGCGGCGACCCCGACTGGCCCGCGGCCATGCTCATGGAGGAGATCCTGGGGGGCGGGGGCGTTTCCAGCCGCCTCATGAAGCGGCTCCGCAACGACGAGGGCCTCACCTACGGCGTCAGCACCCGGCTGGAGCCGGGCACCTTCTGGAAGGGGGACCTGCTGTGCCGCTTCCAGACCAAGAACCGCTCCGTGGCCTACGCCCTCCGCCTGGTCCTGGAGGAGGTGGAGAAGCTCAAGCGCGAGCCCGTGGGCGAACAGGAGTTCAGCGTGGCCAGGGACGGGCTCATCCAGGCCTTTCCCAGCCGCTTTTCCGACGCGGAATCCGTGGCCGGCCTCTTCGCGGGCCAGAACCTGAACGGCCAGCCCGAGGACTATTTCCTGGACTTCCGGGAAAGGCTCCGGTCCGTCACCCGGGACCAGGTGCGGGAGGCCGCCCGGAAGTACCTGGACATGACCCGGATGGTGCTCCTGGTGGTGGGGGACGTCGAGGCGGTGCGCCAGGGCGACGCCAAGGACCACCCGGGCCGGCTGGGGGAAGGGCTTGGCCTGCCCGTCACCGTGCTGCCCCTGCGGGACCCCTCCACCCTGCGGCCCCTGCCCTGA